A part of Capsicum annuum cultivar UCD-10X-F1 chromosome 6, UCD10Xv1.1, whole genome shotgun sequence genomic DNA contains:
- the LOC124899505 gene encoding uncharacterized protein LOC124899505 — MVTRSGKILSGLSVGKSVSIEKVAEEPVEQHPEETEKKKSFIDISDKEKEEEVVLKPIPTPPPPFPQRLRKKADDAKFNKFLAILKQLTLNVPLIEALEQMPNFAKFMKEFLTKKWKFTKALCDIGVSINLMSLDIYKKLGLGEPIPTTMHLVMVERPMKRLVGILHDVSVKVDNLIVPADFVILDCDVYFKEPIILGRPLLATGRVLVYMDLNELKFRFLRCTKLSMAPKRKNPTTSKKANKESVPQKLVNEDSDYEDEEPLLRWKRKRTSPKTSPPPKPIKVEDTDDTEVTTSSDQAPKE; from the exons ATGGttactaggagtggtaagatattgtCTGGCCTTTCTGTAGGCAAATCTGTGAGCATTGAGAAAGTTGCAGAGGAACCAGTAGAACAACACCCAGAGGAGACtgagaagaaaaaaagttttatTGATATTTCAGAcaaggagaaggaagaggaagtggtgttgaaacccATTCCAAcgccaccacctccctttcctcaacggCTGAGAAAGAAGGCGgatgatgcaaaattcaacaAGTTCCTAGCAATACTCAAGCAATTGACTCTAAATGTGCCATTGAtagaggcacttgagcaaatgccaaactttgctaaatttatgaaggaatttCTAACAAAAAAGTGGAAG tttaccaaagctttatgtgacaTAGGAGTAAGTATTAATCTGATGTcacttgatatctacaagaaGCTTGGATTGGGGGAACCTATCCCCACAACGATGCATCTTGTGATGGTAGAAAGACCGATGAAACGACTAGTtggtatattgcatgatgtgtcgGTAAAGGTGGATAACCTTATTGTGCCTGcagattttgtgatattggattgtgatgtttATTTTAAGGaacccatcattttgggtagaccactaTTAGCCACGGGAAGAGTATTGGTTTATATGGACctcaatgagctaaagttcag ATTTCTACGATGTACAAAACTGAGCATGGCACCAAAGAGGAAGAATCCAACCACATCAAAGAAAGCAAATAAAGAGAGTGTACCTCAAAAACTTGTCAATGAGGACTCTGATTATGAAGACGAGGAGCCTTTGCTCCGATGGAAAAGAAAGAGGACTAGTCCAAAGACTTCGCCTCCACCTAAGCCTATTAAGGTGGAGGATACTGATGATACTGAGGTGACAACTTCATCTGACCAAGCTCCGAAGGAATAA